Below is a genomic region from Billgrantia tianxiuensis.
TGGGGCTCATCGTCTCCGGCTACGAGTACACGGCGCTGAGCATGATCGGCCGTTTCGTCATCACGCTCTATCTGCTGGCGATGTGGATTCTGGTTGAGGCTTCCGTGGTGCGCGGCCTGGCCGTGGCGGCACGCCGGCTGGCGTTCAGGCGGGCACTGATGCGCCGCCGCGCCCAGGCCCAGGAGGGCGCCGAGGGCGGGCTCGAGGTAGTCGAGGAGCCGCCGCTGGACATGGAGCAGATCAACCAGCAGTCGCTGCGCCTTTCCAAGTTGATCCTGCTGCTTGGCTTTGCCCTGTTGCTCTACGTGGTATGGGCCGACCTGCTCACGGTGCTGGGTTATCTGGATGACGTGGCGATCTGGGAAGCCGGCGAAGGCGTTGGCGCGGAACTCGTCACCAGCGCACTGTCGGTTGCCGATATTTTCACCGCCGCGTTGATCTTCGTGCTCACCCTGGTGATGGCACGCAACCTGCCCGGTCTTCTCGAGGTGATGGTGCTGTCGCGACTGGAGCTGAAGCAGGGCAGCGCCTACGCCATCTCGGCGTTGCTCTCCTACACTATTGTCGGCACCGGACTGGTGGTGGCGCTGGCCACGCTGGGCGTGGCCTGGAGTCAGCTGCAGTGGCTGGTGGCGGCGTTGGGCGTCGGCCTCGGCTTCGGCTTGCAGGAAATCTTCGCCAACTTCGTTTCGGGCTTGATCATCCTGTTCGAGCGTCCGGTACGTATCGGCGACACCATCACGCTGGGCAACCTTACCGGCACGGTGAGCCGGATCCGTATTCGCGCCACCACGGTGACCGACTTCGACCGCAAGGAGATCATCATCCCCAATAAGACCTTCGTCACCGACCAACTGATCAACTGGTCGCTGTCGGATACGATCACCCGGGTGGTGTTGAGCTTCGGTGTTTCCTACGGTTCGGATCAGCGCCTGGTGCATCGCCTGCTGCGCCAGGCGGCCGACGAGAACCCGCGGGTGCTGGGCGATCCGGAGCCGCAGGTGTTCTTCATGGACTACGGCGAGAGCACCCTCAACTTCGAGCTGCGCATCTTCGTCAACGCCCTGGGTGACCGGCTTTACGCCACCGACGAGATCAATTGCCGGGTGGGCGAGTTGTTCGCCGAGCACGGTATCGACATTGCCTTCAACCAGCTCGACGTGTGGCTGCACCGTAGCGGCGGACCGGCGAAGAAGGTTCAGAGCGTCACGCCGAGTGATGGCGAGTGCAAGCTCGACCATCCGCCGCCCGGGGCGGCTGGCGATCCAGGCGACATCGAGATCGGTGACGCCGGCGATGGAGGAGGAGATGGCGGACGCTGATGCGCCGTCAGCGCTTCACGGCGTACAGCAGGAATTCCCGGTTGCCGTCACCGCCGGCGATCGGGCTTTCCTGCCAGTGCTGGATGGCCAGTCCCTGCTCGGCACAGACGCCGCGTAACGCGGCCTCCACTTCGGCATAGCGGGCCGGGTCGGTGACGATGCCACGCGAGTTCACGCCTCCCGGCCCGACTTCGAACTGCGGCTTGACCAGGCTCAACAGTTCGCCGCCGGGGGCGAGCAGGGCGGCCAATTCGGGCAGGATCAGCGCCTGCGAGATGAACGAGACGTCCATCACCGCCATGTCGGGAGCTTCGGCCCGCTGGGCCGAGAGCGCCTCGCGCAGGCTTGGGTCGGCGGCCATGGCCCGGGCGTTGAGCCCTTCCAGGCAGGTCACGCGGGGGTCGCCGCGCAGCTCGGGGTCGAGCTGGCCATGGCCAACCTCCACCCCGATCACATGGCGCGCTCCGAAGGCCAGGGCACAATCGGTGAAACCGCCGGTGGACTGACCCACGTCGAGCACCAGTTTCCCCTTCAGATCGAGCCCCAGCGTTTCGATCAACGCTTCCAGCTTCAGTCCCGCCCGCGAGACATAGCGCTCCTCGGGTTCCTCGGCGACCACCAGGCGCACGTCCTCTGGTAGTTTCTCCCCCGGCTTGCCCAGTACGCGACCGCTCTCCGCCAGGCTGACCCGGCCGTGGCGAATCAGCCGCTGGGCGCGGGTACGCGAGCGTGCCAGGCCCTGGATAACGAGCAATTGGTCGAGGCGGGGCATGTGGGACTCCGTAACCGGCAGTAAAGCGGGCATTATGGCATAATCATTTCGTTAGCAAGTTAATAGAAGGGAGCCGCGTGGATCGAAGTGAAGGAATGGCACTGGCCAAGTCGCTGGCTATCGGGGCCGCGGGTGGGCTCGTGTTCCAGCTCATTGGCATGCCGCTGGCCTGGATGCTGGGGCCACTGACGGCCAACCTGATCGTGTCCGCCCGGGGTGTCGATGTGCGTATTCCCGAACCGTTGCGCGAGGCCTTTCTCGGTGTGCTGGGCCTGGTGCTGGGCAGCCAGGTGACGCCGCAACTGGCCGAGCGGGTGCTGGACTGGCCGCTTTCCGCCGTGCTGCTACTGCTCGGCGTGGCAGCTTCCACTGCAGTGGCGGCGGCCTGGTACCGCCGTTGCGGTTTCGATTCGACAAGCGCCTGGTTTGCCTCGGCGCCCGGGGCCATGACGGCGATGATCCTGATGGGGGAGCAGGGCGGTGGCGATCCGCGGCGCATCGCCATTGCCCAGTCGCTGCGCATCATTCTGGTCGTCATGATCCTGCCGCCTCTGTTCTGGGCCTACGAGGGCGGTGCGTCAGTGCGCGCGGGGGCTGCGGAGAATGGCTTCGAAGCCGCCTGGATGCTGTTGGCCCTGCCGTTGCTGTTCCCGTTGGGGCGCTGGCTGCGCTTGCCCAGCCACACCCTGCTTGCCCCGCTGCTTTTCGCCGGCCTGCTCTCCGGCTTCGGCCTGGCCAGCCTGAGCCTGCCGGGTGGAGGCATGAACGTGATGCTTTGGGTGCTTGGTTGCGCCATCGGATCGCGTTTCCGTGGGCTCTCCTCGGCCCGCCTGGGGCGCTACCTGTTCGAGGCCTTCGTTGCCACGCTGCTGGCATTGGTGGTGCTGGCCGGCTTCGCCGAGATGATCCATCGGCTGGTAGGGGTACCGCGCGATGTGGCGCTGCTGGCACTGGCTCCCGGTGGTATCGGTGAGATGGCGATCCTTGCCGTGGCGCTGGATCTCGATCCGGTTTTCGTTGCCTTCCATCACCTGTTGCGCATGGTGGCGCTGATGCTCTTCGCGCCGTTCTGGGCGCGCTGGTTGATGCGTACACGTTGAATTTCAATGTCATGATACCCATTCAGGAACTTCCCAGGGACGCTCCATCCAATGAGCAGGAACGAATGAATGCTTGAGCAGGCGCTGGTGCAGTTACTGCTGTTGCTTGGTGCAACGGTATTGGTCGTGCTGGTCTTTCAGCGCTTCAGGATCCCACCTAGCCTGGGATATCTGCTCGTCGGCGTAATGCTGGGCGCCCATACGGCCGGCCCGGTAATCGACAACGACTACATCGACGTCATCGCCGAGTTCGGCATCGTGTTTCTGCTCTTCACCATCGGCCTCAGCTTTTCCCTGCCGCAGATCTATGCGCTGCGCCATACCATTCTTGGATTGGGTACGGCACAGGTGGCGTTGACTACTCTGGTGGTGGCAATGATCGCATGGTGGCTGGGGTTGCCCGGGCCGGCGGCGTTCGTCGTCGGAGCGGTGTTCGCCCAGTCATCTACCTCCATCATCTCCAAGCAGCTGCTGGAGCAGGGTGAAAGCCAGGCGCGACATGGGCGGCTCGGCACTACTATGTCAGTCTTCCAGGACATTACTGCCGTTCCTTTCGTGGTGATCATCCCGGTGTTGGGTGTGGCTGCCATGCATGAGGTGGCAGGGGCGCTAGGGATGGCTCTGGCCAAGGCCTTCCTCGCGTTCGTGATCGTGCTGTTGTCGGGAAGATATCTGCTGCGTCCTCTGTTTCACCTGGTAGCCGAACGGCGCTCAGCGGAGCTGTTCACCCTCACGGTATTGTTTGTCTCTCTGGTATCCGCCTGGACCACCAAGACGCTCGGGCTGTCCATGGCGTTCGGCGCCTTTCTTGCCGGTATGGTGCTCGGTGACACGGAGTTCCGCCATCAGGTCGAGTCCACCATTCGTCCGTTCCGCGACGTATTGCTTGGGCTCTTCTTCGTCAGCATCGGCATGCTGGTCGAGCCCGCTCTGTTACCCGATATCTGGCTCGAAGCGCTGCTGGGAGCGGTGGGGCTGCTGGGCATAAAGGTGGTGCTGGTCACGCTGATCGTACGTTTCTCGGGGGTCGATCCCCAGACGGCGTTTCGTACCGGGCTGGTGCTGGCCGTCGGCGGTGAGTTCGGCTTCGCGCTGCTGGCCATTGGCCTGGATGGCAACATCATCGCCAGCCGGCCGGCACAGATCGTGCTGAACTCGGTACTGTTCTCGATGATCCTGGCGCCACTGCTGATTCGCTTCAATCAACCTTTGGCGCTATGGGCATTCGGCCGCTCAAGAGGCCGAGCGAAACCGGCTGGCGACGTACCGACGCCGTCCGAGCCTACCGAGAGCCAGGGGCATGTGGTGATTTGCGGCTTTGGCCGTACCGGCCAGACGGTGAGCCGTTTTCTCGAAAGCGAAGGCTTCGACTACCTGGCGCTGGATATGGATCCGGCCATCGTGAGGGAGGCGCGGCTGGCGGGGCAGCAGGTGTTCTATGGCGACTCATCGGACCTTACCGTGCTGGAAAACGTCGGTGTGGAGCGTGCGGCGCTACTGGTCATCAGCCATGACGACAGGCCGGCGGCGCTGACGACGCTGCACAATGCCAAGCGCCTGAATCCCGAGCTGGCGGCAGTGGTTCGTACGCGGGACCAACAGCATGTGGAGGAGCTGCGCAAGGCAGGTGCCACCGAGGTCATACCCGAGACACTGGAGGCGAGCATGCTGCTGACTTCCCATGCGCTGCAGTCGCTGGGCGTGCCCCTGTACCGGGTGGCACTGCGGCTGCAGGAGCAGCGCAGTAGCCATTACAGAATGCTCAGGGAGCTGTTTCGCGGTACGCTGGACAGCATCAAACCGGAGGCCTCGGAGCAGGAGCGATTGCACTCGGTGCTGATGTCTGAGGGCTCACCGGCAATTGGCCAGAGCCTCTCGGAGCTTGATACCGAGCGGGACGACGTCTCCGTCACGGCACTTGTGCGTGATGATAAGCGTGAGCGCTATCCGGGCGGTGCCACCGAAGTCCAGATCAACGACGTGCTGGTACTATTGGGCTCACAGGACAATCTCGAGCGGGTAGAACGGCGCCTCACCGGCTCCGGCCAACCACCCGAGTAGCGCTCAGTCGAGCGGGCGCTCCTTGCTCAGGGCCTTGATATGTTCCGTCAGCCCCAGCGCCTTGGATAC
It encodes:
- a CDS encoding TlyA family RNA methyltransferase; the encoded protein is MPRLDQLLVIQGLARSRTRAQRLIRHGRVSLAESGRVLGKPGEKLPEDVRLVVAEEPEERYVSRAGLKLEALIETLGLDLKGKLVLDVGQSTGGFTDCALAFGARHVIGVEVGHGQLDPELRGDPRVTCLEGLNARAMAADPSLREALSAQRAEAPDMAVMDVSFISQALILPELAALLAPGGELLSLVKPQFEVGPGGVNSRGIVTDPARYAEVEAALRGVCAEQGLAIQHWQESPIAGGDGNREFLLYAVKR
- a CDS encoding AbrB family transcriptional regulator; this translates as MALAKSLAIGAAGGLVFQLIGMPLAWMLGPLTANLIVSARGVDVRIPEPLREAFLGVLGLVLGSQVTPQLAERVLDWPLSAVLLLLGVAASTAVAAAWYRRCGFDSTSAWFASAPGAMTAMILMGEQGGGDPRRIAIAQSLRIILVVMILPPLFWAYEGGASVRAGAAENGFEAAWMLLALPLLFPLGRWLRLPSHTLLAPLLFAGLLSGFGLASLSLPGGGMNVMLWVLGCAIGSRFRGLSSARLGRYLFEAFVATLLALVVLAGFAEMIHRLVGVPRDVALLALAPGGIGEMAILAVALDLDPVFVAFHHLLRMVALMLFAPFWARWLMRTR
- a CDS encoding cation:proton antiporter; protein product: MLEQALVQLLLLLGATVLVVLVFQRFRIPPSLGYLLVGVMLGAHTAGPVIDNDYIDVIAEFGIVFLLFTIGLSFSLPQIYALRHTILGLGTAQVALTTLVVAMIAWWLGLPGPAAFVVGAVFAQSSTSIISKQLLEQGESQARHGRLGTTMSVFQDITAVPFVVIIPVLGVAAMHEVAGALGMALAKAFLAFVIVLLSGRYLLRPLFHLVAERRSAELFTLTVLFVSLVSAWTTKTLGLSMAFGAFLAGMVLGDTEFRHQVESTIRPFRDVLLGLFFVSIGMLVEPALLPDIWLEALLGAVGLLGIKVVLVTLIVRFSGVDPQTAFRTGLVLAVGGEFGFALLAIGLDGNIIASRPAQIVLNSVLFSMILAPLLIRFNQPLALWAFGRSRGRAKPAGDVPTPSEPTESQGHVVICGFGRTGQTVSRFLESEGFDYLALDMDPAIVREARLAGQQVFYGDSSDLTVLENVGVERAALLVISHDDRPAALTTLHNAKRLNPELAAVVRTRDQQHVEELRKAGATEVIPETLEASMLLTSHALQSLGVPLYRVALRLQEQRSSHYRMLRELFRGTLDSIKPEASEQERLHSVLMSEGSPAIGQSLSELDTERDDVSVTALVRDDKRERYPGGATEVQINDVLVLLGSQDNLERVERRLTGSGQPPE